The following proteins are encoded in a genomic region of Bubalus kerabau isolate K-KA32 ecotype Philippines breed swamp buffalo chromosome 15, PCC_UOA_SB_1v2, whole genome shotgun sequence:
- the LOC129629110 gene encoding olfactory receptor 51G2-like translates to MAIPINNNASSFFFILMDFPGLETAHCWTAIPVCFIYVLSLLGNTTILYIVKSVPSLHTPVYIFLSMLSVADLGLAVSTLPSMAAVFLLGQRKVGAATCFVQLFFIHTCSVIESAVLLAMAFDRCVAIREPLHYATVRTAKFIGAIGLASVTRSAALHLPLPVLLGRLQFPPVNALSHSYCVHPDVLRLASSSTVVNSGLGLFVMLSTLGLDVVLILLSYVMILKTVLNIASNAGRLKALNTCISHICAVLLFYTPLVSLSVIHRFGKKKLPAQIYMLLSYLHFLVPPMLNPIVYTAKTKEIRARILKMLQPSKL, encoded by the coding sequence ATGGCAATTCCTATCAACAACAATGCCAGCAGTTTCTTCTTCATACTGATGGATTTCCCAGGACTGGAGACTGCTCATTGCTGGACAGCTATACCTGTCTGCTTCATCTATGTTCTCTCCTTGCTGGGCAACACCACCATACTGTACATTGTCAAGTCTGTTCCCAGCCTCCACACTCCCGTGTACATCTTCCTCTCCATGCTCTCAGTGGCTGACCTGGGGCTCGCAGTTTCCACGCTGCCTTCCATGGCAGCTGTTTTTCTCCTGGGCCAGAGGAAAGTGGGAGCTGCAACCTGCTTTGTGCAGCTCTTCTTCATCCACACATGCTCAGTAATTGAGTCAGCTGTGCTGTTGGCCATGGCTTTTGACCGCTGTGTGGCTATCCGAGAGCCCTTACACTATGCCACCGTCCGGACAGCCAAGTTCATTGGGGCCATTGGGCTGGCCAGTGTGACCCGTAGTGCTGCCCTCCACCTGCCCCTGCCTGTACTCCTTGGGAGACTTCAATTCCCACCTGTGAATGCACTGTCACATTCCTACTGTGTTCACCCTGATGTTCTGAGGCTGGCCAGTTCCAGCACAGTTGTGAACAGTGGCCTTGGGCTCTTTGTGATGCTCTCCACATTGGGGCTGGATGTGGTCCTCATTCTCCTCTCCTATGTGATGATTTTGAAGACAGTATTGAACATTGCTTCCAATGCTGGACGACTGAAAGCCCTCAATACTTGCATTTCCCATATTTGTGCTGTACTATTATTTTATACTCCACTGGTCAGCCTGTCTGTGATCCATCGCTTTGGGAAAAAGAAGCTGCCAGCTCAGATATACATGCTTCTCTCCTATTTGCACTTTCTTGTACCTCCAATGCTGAACCCGATTGTCTACACTGCCAAAACCAAAGAGATTCGAGCACGCATTCTGAAGATGCTCCAACCCAGTAAACTCTGA